The window GCCATACCGAAAGCCATGGCTGCGTGCGCCTGACCAACTGGGACGCCGCGCGCGTGGCCGAAATGGTCTCGGCGGGTACGAAAGTGGTGTTCCAGCCCTGATGCAGCACGTCTGAGGGACGAGGCGAGTCCTGCGCGGGGCGAGTCGCGATGGCAGGGCTTGTCGCTCCTCACCCGGCGGGAGTAGCCGGGTCAGGACAGGGGAAGGCGCGGAAATGCGCGCTTTCAACACGATATGAGGGAAGTTTCGTATGAACAACGCACGCGTGGTGCTGGCAGCGGTGCTGTCGGTCTCGGGCCTTGCGGTCATGGCAGCGCCCGCCTCGGCGCAGGTCACGGCGGAAGCCAATGTGGCCAAGTCCGAAGGCCAGTGGGGTGGCGAGCTGGGCGTCGGCATGCCGATCGTCAACGACGGCCCGATCAAGGTGACGCCGATGGTCGGCGTGTTCGTCTACGACCGCGATCACCCCGGCTATTACAAGGACGACGGCGCCTGTTATGCCAATTCCGACGACAGCGAAGTGGGCGGCCACCATTGCGACGGCAGCGGCACCAAGCTCTATGCCCGCATCGAGGCGACCTACAGCCTGCCGATGGCATCGGTAGGGCTGGGCGCGCGCTGGATGGGCGATGACCTGCGTCCCTACGGCACGGTCGCCGTGCCGATCGCGCCGTTGTTCTCGGTGAAGGGCGACCTTGGCGACCACTATCTGGCCGCCGGTATCACGGCCCACTTCTGAAGACCTGAAGCAGGTGAAGATCTAAAGCGGGGCTGGCAGCGACCTTACCCCGTTCGGGTGATGCCTTGCGGCATGCGCGAACGGGGGGTCAGCTCTCGATCAGATCGAGATAGGCCACCACGTCGTTGTCGGTGGCGATGAACAGGCCGTCCTGCACTTCTTCGGGTTGCAACTCTGCGATGCGCAGCGCTTCGGTGAGCGAGCCGTAGAACAGGGTGTTGGCCGCACCGCCTTCGGCTCCGCCATCGAGGTGATAGAGCCGGACAGTGGCTTCGCCATAGGTCGTGCGCATCAGTCCTGCTCCTTCTCGCGTTTCGCGCCATCCAGTGCCTTGCCGACCCGCAAGACTTCGGCGCGGGTGGCGGTCTTTTCGGCCTTCGAGCGACCATGTTGCGCGCGGGCGGTGTCTGCCTGCACGCTGGCGGTGGCGCGGGCCTTGGCCTTGCGGGCCATGCGAAGATTGACGATTTCGGCCATGACAGCCGCAGTCTACGCCTCGACCGGGGCCGTCGTCACCCCCAGATCGGGCAGGGCGACCGAACGCTTGCCCGAAAAATCGGTGCGCACAACGATCAGCCCGTCCTTCTCCAGATAGTCGAGCAGGCGCTGCACCCGGCGTGGGCTGCTGGTGCCGTAGATCCGCGCCAGTTCCATGTCGTCGGGGCAGGGACGGTTGTCCATCGCGAACTTGGCGATCGTATAGAACGTCGCCAGCGCATCGTCGGGGACGTGCTTGGCCAGATTGACCAGATCGGTCCAGCGCTCGTCGTCGGGGTCTTCGATCCCCGCGAGTGCGGCAGCGAAACCGCGCCGGAAGGCGGTGGCATCAAGGCCGCGCACCGAGATGCCCTTCATCCGGCAGCGGATCGTGTAGTCCTGAAACAGCGTGGTGGCCGACTGGAAGGTGCAGTCGGGCTCTGCCGCCATGCCGTTCAGGATTTCGAGCATCGCCGCGCGGTTTTCCTCGGGCTCCGGCTCGGCGCGTTCGGGGCGCGGTACGGCGCCGCCCAGACTGTCGAGCGCGGAAATCCGCTCGGACAGTTCCTCGACATCCTCGACCACGCGCGGGGCGGGGCGGGGGAACTCGGGCGCTCGGTCTCCACGTGCAGGTTGGCGTGGAGCAGTTCGCGCATGTCCTCGGTGCTGGCAGTCGGCAGCGGGGCGAGGCCGGGGGTGACGGACTTGGCGCCGGTGCGCACCGCGCCGATGTTCACCGCCACCGGACGGCGGCTGATCGCCGGGCCAAGGCCCAGGAACTGCCCGCGTGCAAGGTCGCGGATCTGCTCGGCCTGACGGCGCTCCATGCCCAGCAGATCGGCGGCGCGGATCATGTCGATGTCGAGGAAGGTGCGGCCCATCAGGAAGTTGCTGGCTTCCGCCGCCACGTTCTTGGCCAGCTTGGCTAGGCGCTGGGTGGCGATCACGCCCGCCAGACCGCGCTTGCGGCCACGGCACATCAGGTTGGTCATCGCGCCCAGCGAGATGCGGCGCGCTTCCTCGGAAACTTCACCGGCAGCGGCGGGCGCGAACAGCTGCGCCTCGTCCACCACCACCAGCGCGGGATACCACTGGTCGCGCGGGGCATCGAACATGGCGTTGAGGAACTGCGCGGCGCACTTCATCTGCTGGTCGATTTCCAGCGAATCGAGCGCCAGCACCACCGAGGCGCGATGCTGGCGGATGCGCGCGCCCAGCCGCACGATCTCGGCCTCGCCATAGGCACCGGCGTCGATCACGACATGGCCGAATTCCTCGGCAAGGCTGACGAAATCGCCTTCCGGGTCGATCACCACCTGCTGGACGATCCCGGCGCTCTCTTCCAGCAACCGGCGCAGCAGGTGCGACTTTCCGGACCCGGAATTGCCCTGCACCAGCAGGCGGGTCGCGAGAAGTTCGGTGATGTCGATGTCGATCGCGTCCCCGTTCGGGGTCTGGCCGATCACGATGTTCGCTTTCACAAGCGGCGGGATACGCAAAGCGAGGCCGCGATGCAAAGGGGGAGGGGGCGGCTTTCCCCAGAGCGTCTTGCCACGGCCCGCACCTGTCGCGTTGCCGATACGATTTAGCGCTTGAAGGTCCACGCGAAACTGCCAGTCTCACGCGATTGAGAGGCGCTCGCAAGCAGTGCCCCAAGGGATAAGGGACTTGAGAATAACCATGACAAGCGTGGAGAAATACAACGGCGTCGCGCGGGCGCTGCACTGGTCGATCGCGGTGCTGATCAT of the Novosphingobium sp. 9 genome contains:
- a CDS encoding DUF4169 family protein, which gives rise to MAEIVNLRMARKAKARATASVQADTARAQHGRSKAEKTATRAEVLRVGKALDGAKREKEQD
- a CDS encoding helicase HerA domain-containing protein is translated as MKANIVIGQTPNGDAIDIDITELLATRLLVQGNSGSGKSHLLRRLLEESAGIVQQVVIDPEGDFVSLAEEFGHVVIDAGAYGEAEIVRLGARIRQHRASVVLALDSLEIDQQMKCAAQFLNAMFDAPRDQWYPALVVVDEAQLFAPAAAGEVSEEARRISLGAMTNLMCRGRKRGLAGVIATQRLAKLAKNVAAEASNFLMGRTFLDIDMIRAADLLGMERRQAEQIRDLARGQFLGLGPAISRRPVAVNIGAVRTGAKSVTPGLAPLPTASTEDMRELLHANLHVETERPSSPAPPRAWSRMSRNCPSGFPRSTVWAAPYRAPNAPSRSPRKTARRCSKS